The following are encoded together in the Vigna angularis cultivar LongXiaoDou No.4 chromosome 9, ASM1680809v1, whole genome shotgun sequence genome:
- the LOC108347519 gene encoding acyl-coenzyme A oxidase 4, peroxisomal isoform X2: MQCLRIFIYHNWMFLSHFRRQHQHQRFLLLYWEKAKFPFHVIPKLGALHIAGGTIKGYGCPGLSITGSAIAAAEVARVDASCSTFVLVHSSLAMLTIALCGSEAQKQKYLPSLAQFQTVACWALTEPDYGSDASALKTTATKVEGGWILEGQKRWIGNSTFADVLVVFARNAATNQINGFIIRKDAPGLTVTKIENKIGLRIVQNGDIVMRKVFVPDEDRIAGVNSFQDTNKVLAVSRIMVAWQPIGISMGIYDMCHRYLRERKQFGAPLAAFQISQQKLVQMLGNIQAMILVGWRLCKLYDSGKMTPGHASLGKSWITKRARETAALGRELLGGNGILADFLVAKAFCDLEPIYTYEGTYDINTLITGREVTGFASFKPVAQRSRL, translated from the exons ATGCAATGCCTTCGTATTTTTATTTACCACAACTGGATGTTTCTGTCGCATTTCCGCAGGCAACACCAGCATCAACGTTTCCTCCTTCTG TACTGGGAGAAGGCCAAATTCCCATTTCATGTTATTCCAAAGCTTGGTGCCTTGCACATTGCTGGTGGCACGATCAAG GGTTATGGCTGTCCTGGTCTTTCTATCACTGGAAGTGCAATAGCTGCCGCAGAAGTTGCAAGAGTTGATGCCAGCTGTTCAACTTTTGTTTTGGTCCATTCATCCTTAGCAATGCTTACTATTG CATTGTGTGGATCAGAAGCTCAGAAGCAAAAGTATCTGCCTTCTTTGGCACAGTTTCAGACTGTAGCATGCTGG GCTTTGACCGAACCTGACTATGGAAGTGATGCCAGTGCTTTGAAGACCACTGCCACAAAG GTGGAGGGAGGATGGATACTTGAGGGCCAAAAGCGGTGGATAGGAAACAGTACATTTGCTGATGTTTTGGTTGTCTTTGCTAGGAATGCAgcaacaaatcaaataaatgg ATTTATTATTAGAAAGGACGCACCTGGTTTAACAgtaacaaaaatagagaataaaaTTGGACTTAGGATTGTACAGAATGGTGACATTGTTATGAGAAAAGTTTTTGTCCCTGATGAGGACAGAATTGCAGGAGTAAACTCTTTTCAGGACACAAACAAG GTGCTTGCTGTTTCACGTATAATGGTTGCTTGGCAACCCATTGGTATATCGATGGGCATCTATGATATGTGTCATAG GTATctaagagagagaaaacaatTTGGAGCTCCATTAGCAGCTTTCCAAATCAGCCAACAGAAACTTGTCCAAATGCTTGGAAATATTCAAGCTATGATTCTTGTTGGTTGGCGCCTGTGCAAATTGTATGACAGTGGTAAAATGACTCCAGGTCATGCTAGCTTGGGAAAG TCATGGATCACCAAGAGAGCAAGAGAAACAGCTGCTCTGGGCCGAGAATTGCTAGGTGGCAATGGAATTTTGGCTGATTTTCTTGTGGCAAAG GCATTTTGTGATTTAGAACCCATCTATACCTACGAAGGCACATATGACATCAACACTTTGATTACAGGTAGAGAAGTTACTGGCTTTGCCAGCTTTAAACCAGTTGCACAAAGAAGTCGATTGTAG
- the LOC108347519 gene encoding acyl-coenzyme A oxidase 4, peroxisomal isoform X1: MTIPSSTNPDGSVKNAMPSYFYLPQLDVSVAFPQATPASTFPPSASDYFQLDDLLTVEEHAIRRKVRECMEKEIAPIMTEYWEKAKFPFHVIPKLGALHIAGGTIKGYGCPGLSITGSAIAAAEVARVDASCSTFVLVHSSLAMLTIALCGSEAQKQKYLPSLAQFQTVACWALTEPDYGSDASALKTTATKVEGGWILEGQKRWIGNSTFADVLVVFARNAATNQINGFIIRKDAPGLTVTKIENKIGLRIVQNGDIVMRKVFVPDEDRIAGVNSFQDTNKVLAVSRIMVAWQPIGISMGIYDMCHRYLRERKQFGAPLAAFQISQQKLVQMLGNIQAMILVGWRLCKLYDSGKMTPGHASLGKSWITKRARETAALGRELLGGNGILADFLVAKAFCDLEPIYTYEGTYDINTLITGREVTGFASFKPVAQRSRL, from the exons ATGACGATTCCCTCTTCTACGAATCCAG ACGGATCTGTCAAAAATGCAATGCCTTCGTATTTTTATTTACCACAACTGGATGTTTCTGTCGCATTTCCGCAGGCAACACCAGCATCAACGTTTCCTCCTTCTG CTTCAGATTATTTTCAATTGGACGACTTGTTAACAGTAGAGGAGCATGCCATTAGGAGGAAAGTAAGAGAGTGTATGGAAAAAGAAATTGCTCCAATAATGACCGAG TACTGGGAGAAGGCCAAATTCCCATTTCATGTTATTCCAAAGCTTGGTGCCTTGCACATTGCTGGTGGCACGATCAAG GGTTATGGCTGTCCTGGTCTTTCTATCACTGGAAGTGCAATAGCTGCCGCAGAAGTTGCAAGAGTTGATGCCAGCTGTTCAACTTTTGTTTTGGTCCATTCATCCTTAGCAATGCTTACTATTG CATTGTGTGGATCAGAAGCTCAGAAGCAAAAGTATCTGCCTTCTTTGGCACAGTTTCAGACTGTAGCATGCTGG GCTTTGACCGAACCTGACTATGGAAGTGATGCCAGTGCTTTGAAGACCACTGCCACAAAG GTGGAGGGAGGATGGATACTTGAGGGCCAAAAGCGGTGGATAGGAAACAGTACATTTGCTGATGTTTTGGTTGTCTTTGCTAGGAATGCAgcaacaaatcaaataaatgg ATTTATTATTAGAAAGGACGCACCTGGTTTAACAgtaacaaaaatagagaataaaaTTGGACTTAGGATTGTACAGAATGGTGACATTGTTATGAGAAAAGTTTTTGTCCCTGATGAGGACAGAATTGCAGGAGTAAACTCTTTTCAGGACACAAACAAG GTGCTTGCTGTTTCACGTATAATGGTTGCTTGGCAACCCATTGGTATATCGATGGGCATCTATGATATGTGTCATAG GTATctaagagagagaaaacaatTTGGAGCTCCATTAGCAGCTTTCCAAATCAGCCAACAGAAACTTGTCCAAATGCTTGGAAATATTCAAGCTATGATTCTTGTTGGTTGGCGCCTGTGCAAATTGTATGACAGTGGTAAAATGACTCCAGGTCATGCTAGCTTGGGAAAG TCATGGATCACCAAGAGAGCAAGAGAAACAGCTGCTCTGGGCCGAGAATTGCTAGGTGGCAATGGAATTTTGGCTGATTTTCTTGTGGCAAAG GCATTTTGTGATTTAGAACCCATCTATACCTACGAAGGCACATATGACATCAACACTTTGATTACAGGTAGAGAAGTTACTGGCTTTGCCAGCTTTAAACCAGTTGCACAAAGAAGTCGATTGTAG
- the LOC128194105 gene encoding beta-conglycinin beta subunit 1-like: MLRVRVQLLLGILFLASLSVSFGIVHREHQESQEESDSRGENNPFYFSSDRRFHTLFTNQYGHLRILHRFDQRSKQIQNLENYRVVEFKSKPNTLLLPHHADADFLLVVLNGRAILTLVNPDSRDSYILEQGHAQKIPAGTTFFLVNPDDNENLRIIKLAIPVNNPHRFQDFFLSSTEAQQSYLRGFSKNILEASFDSDFKEINRVLFGEERQQQQGEESREEGVIVELKREQIQELMKHAKSSSRKELSSQDEPFNLRNSKPIYSNKFGRWYEMTPEKNPQLKDLDVFISSVDMKEGALLLPHYNSKAIVIMVINEGEAKIELVGLSDQQQQKQQEESLEVQRYRAELSEDDVFVIPAAYPVAINATSNLNFFAFGINAENNQRNFLAGEKDNVMSEIPTEVLEVSFPASGKKVEKLIKKQSESHFVDAQPEQQQREEGHKGRKGSLSSILGSLY, from the exons ATGCTGAGAGTAAGGGTTCAGTTGTTGCTGGGAATTCTTTTCCTGGCATCACTTTCTGTCTCTTTCGGCATTGTCCACCGGGAGCACCAAGAGAGCCAAGAAGAGTCTGATTCAAGAGGAGAAAATAACCCCTTCTACTTCAGCTCCGACAGGAGGTTCCACACTCTATTCACAAACCAATATGGTCACCTTCGGATCCTCCACAGGTTCGACCAACGCTCCAAACAAATTCAGAATCTTGAAAACTACCGTGTGGTAGAGTTCAAGTCCAAACCCAACACCCTCCTTCTTCCTCACCATGCTGATGCCGATTTCCTCCTAGTCGTCCTTAATG GGAGAGCCATACTCACTTTGGTGAACCCTGACAGCAGAGACTCCTACATTCTTGAGCAAGGCCATGCTCAGAAAATCCCTGCAGGAACCACTTTCTTTTTGGTTAACCCTGACGACAACGAGAATCTCAGAATAATCAAACTCGCCATACCTGTTAACAACCCTCACAGATTTCAA GACTTTTTCCTATCTAGCACAGAAGCCCAACAATCCTACTTGAGAGGCTTCAGCAAGAATATTCTAGAGGCCTCCTTCGAT AGCGACTTCAAGGAGATAAACAGGGTTCTATTTGGAGAGGAGAGACAACAGCAGCAAGGGGAAGAGAGTCGGGAAGAGGGAGTGATTGTAGAACTTAAAAGGGAACAGATTCAGGAACTGATGAAACATGCCAAATCTAGTTCAAGGAAAGAACTCTCCTCCCAAGATGAACCATTCAACCTGAGAAACAGCAAACCCATCTACTCAAACAAATTTGGAAGGTGGTATGAGATGACCCCAGAGAAAAACCCCCAacttaaggacttggacgtgtTCATCAGTTCTGTGGATATGAAAGAG GGAGCCCTTCTTTTGCCACACTACAATTCTAAGGCCATAGTGATAATGGTGATCAATGAAGGAGAAGCAAAGATTGAACTTGTTGGCCTAAGCGATCAGCAGCAGCAGAAGCAGCAAGAGGAAAGCTTGGAAGTGCAGAGATATAGAGCTGAGTTGTCTGAAGACGATGTATTTGTAATCCCAGCAGCTTATCCAGTTGCCATCAACGCAACCTCCAATCTTAATTTCTTTGCTTTCGGTATCAATGCTGAGAACAACCAGAGGAATTTCCTTgcag GTGAGAAAGACAATGTGATGAGCGAGATACCTACAGAGGTGTTGGAGGTTAGCTTCCCTGCGTCTGGTAAGAAGGTTGAGAAGTTGATAAAGAAGCAGAGTGAATCCCACTTTGTGGATGCACAGCCTGAGCAACAGCAGAGGGAGGAAGGGCATAAGGGAAGAAAGGGTTCATTATCTTCAATTTTGGGCAGTCTCTACTGA
- the LOC128193920 gene encoding stress response protein NST1-like gives MSCYPYRSSRNFNFDKQLSYKDIKRAHDKARRKSCSFYEFDRIEDDLYKQASERIPLFGDDIGALTYLAWEKEIDDMHSFMVSKSKSESFYFRDSESYILSLYTSSFKKHAREWWDDRQYHVKIGRKYPIHDWNELKACMKRKFVPREIERNLELMRELIRKGESFIQNLSGFSRRESEFLEKLKRLWEETSKYRIERLKREKQKQEVREKREKERREKERREKERREEEKRREQERKKEEENKRRKEEERERRDEEERERREEEKRREKERKEAQRREKEEVERIEMEEKKKQLRVISPPTLEARFLRGGFLSSHFSPFIFEFFKFHFSFKDFATPSLKMLSLSTHAKSQLRLWLPLWLPITQDTHKIANEERFPCYINIKNFKIRKPSFTHSLLYILLGQRKLIRDMFDVYCRWIFDPGGTLVKPTKISLQKHHQI, from the coding sequence atgtcttgttatccatataggtcttctaggaattttaattttgataagcaACTTAGTTACAAAGACATCAAAAGAGCACATGATAAAGCTAGAAGGAAgtcttgttcattttatgaatttgataggattgaagatgatttgtataaacaagctagtgaaagaattccattatttggtgatgatattggtgcattaacatacctagcttgggaaaaggaaattgatgacATGCATTCATTCATGGTGAGCAAAAGTAAATCTGAATCCTTCTATTTTAGAGATAGTGAATCTTATATTCTTAGTCTTTACACTTCTAGTTTTAAAaagcatgcaagagagtggtgggatgataggcaatatcatgttaagataggtagaaaatatcccattcatgattggaatgaattgaaagcttgtatgaaaagaaagtttgtgcctcgagaaattgaaagaaacttagaacttaTGAGAGAACTTATTAGAAAAGGTGagtcattcattcaaaatttaagtGGGTTCTCTCGTAGGGAAAGTGAGTTTCTAGAAAAACTGAAGAGGCTATGGGAAGAGACAAGCAAATATagaattgagagattaaaaagagaaaaacaaaagcaagaagtaagagagaaaagagaaaaagagagaagagaaaaagaaagaagagaaaaagaaagaagagaagaagagaaaagaagagagcaagagagaaaaaaagaagaagaaaacaagagaagaaaagaggaagaaagagagagaagagatgaggaagaaagagaaagaagagaagaagagaaaagaagagagaaagagagaaaagaagcacaaagaagagaaaaggaagaagttgaaagaatagaaatggaagaaaagaaaaagcaactaaGGGTCATATCTCCTCCTACCCTAGAAGCTAGATTCTTAAGGGGAGGTTTTctatcctctcacttttctccatttatatttgaatttttcaaatttcacttttctttcaaagactTTGCTACTccatctttaaaaatgttatcactTTCAACACATGCAAAGTCACAACTTAGGTTATGGTTACCTTTATGGttaccaataactcaagatacACATAAAATTGCAAATGAAGAAAGGTTTCCttgttatattaacattaaaaatttcaaaattaggaaacCTTCTTTTACACatagtcttttatatatattattgggtcaaagaaaactaattagagatatgtttgatgtttattgcagatGGATATTTGACCCAGGTGGAACCCTTGTGAAGCCAACGAAAATAAGTCTTCAGAAGCAccatcagatttga
- the LOC128193921 gene encoding uncharacterized protein LOC128193921 — MTRQGSERPDKGKGVARPKKRQRQAPKYVLRVPATLPTTAAPSPSSMGPPPTPAVEPTPTSTITPTPTPMLITLTPPPDPTSIHSSSCIPPSKTVTPSADPDSAGDGEGVDPPLHDRPWIELYGKGYDFNPFFNHFDV; from the coding sequence atgacaaGACAAGGCTCAGaacgtcctgataaaggaaagggggtagCAAGGCCGAAAAAGAGGCAACGgcaggcaccaaagtatgtacttagggtgcctgctaCACTACCTACCACTGCTGCCCCTAGTCCATCATCTATGGGACCTCCTCCTACCCCTGCAGTAGAGCCTACTCCTACCTCTACAATAACCCCCACTCCTACCCCTATGCTTATTACCCTCACTCCTCcccctgaccctacttctatacaTTCCTCATCTTGTATACCGCCTTCTAAGACTGTCACACCATCTGCTGATCCAGATTCAGCTGGTGATGGTGAAGGTGttgacccgcccctccatgatcggCCATGGATTGAGCTGTATGGTAAAGGGTACGATTTTAATCCcttttttaaccattttgatGTTTAA